The genomic DNA AACTGGTCGGCCAGCCCCGCCTCCTGAAGACGATGGTAGGCGTCCCGGATTTTCGGCGCCAGATCGGGGTCCCGCCGGGAAACGATGATGCCCAGGGGGCTCTCCCCGAGGACCACGCCCTTCTTGAGGATGTTCGGGATCTGGTAGCGGTCGATGAGATCGTCGGCCACCCGCTCGGACGGAGCCACGAACACGTCCATGACCCCCTGGCTGACCATTGTCAGGGCCTCCAGGGGCGAACTAAGCCAGATAACGTCGTCGTTCAGCTTGATCTCCGAACTGTAAGGCGCGGAGGAGATGGCCACGACCTTCTTGTTCTCAAGATCGCGCAGACAGGTCACGGAACGACAGTTCTGGTTGACATAGAGATGGTGGCGCAGGCTGATGCCCACCGGAATCCAGACGGCGTTCAACGCCCGTGCCGTCTCCTCCGAATCGTGGGCCAGGATGTCCACCGTGCCCTTCATGAACATCTCGCGCCGCTTGCCCAGATCGTGAATGGCGCGAAATTCCATGTCCACGCCCATCAACTTGCCGAGCATGACCATCTCGTCCACGGAATAACCCCGCACCCCCTGCTTGCCGTCCTTGACGGCAAGAAAGGAAAAAGGCGGGGAGATGGCCCGGGTGCCGACGTGATAGACCGAACGGGCAAAGGCCTGCCCCTGGAAAAAAATCGGGAACAAGGCCAGGAAAAGCAAAATGGGGAAAACGATGCGTCGCATGGAAGTGAACTTATCGCAAAGCGGCCCGACGCGCCACCGTGGCGGGACAGGGTCCCGAAAACGCCGGAGCCCCCCGGCAGAAGGAGTGCCGGGGGAGCTCGGTGAGAGGAGGTTGATGATGTGTCGGTTCATCATTGTTCTCATGAAACGCTATTTCACGGCGCCGATCAGCACCGCCTTGTATCCCTTGCCGATGTCGTTGCGCGCATCGGAGTAAACCAGGACCATGTCCAGGAACCGCCCGGGCTTCAGCCCTTCCAGGGTGACGGCGATGTCGGCGGACTGTCCGGCCGGAACGGTCAGCTTGCCCTCCCAATACGTCTTCTTGAACTTTTGGGACTTGAGGGCCGTGACCTTCATGGGCGCGTCGCCCGCGTTGGTCACTGTCAGCGACACCTTGTTGGGCTTGGCTGCGGTCAGGGTCCCGAGCTCGACCTTGCGCGGGTTGACCTCCATGACCCCCATGGGGATCGGGTCGACGTAACCCACGATATGGATAACGTCCTCGGTCTTGCCGTTGTCGCCGCTAAACACATGGACGGTCTTGTCGAACTTTCCGGGATACTTAAATGTATGATACGTGATGACCATGGTGGCCGTCTCGCCCGGGGCCAGCCTGGTCTTGTCCAGCTTCGTGGAGGTGCAGGCGCAACTGGTGGAAACGTTGGCCACCACGGCTTCGGTCGAGGACGCGTTGGTCAGGGTGACGGTCTTTTGCGCGTCCGGGCCTTCCTGCATGTTGCCGAATTCGACTTTGAGGTCGCTTATCCTGAGCTGGCCCGCCGAAGCGGTTCCGGCCAGACAGACAACAAGGGCGAAAGCCAGTGCGATAATACGATGTTTCATGATGATCTCCTTTGTTGGCCCCGGCGTTCACAGTTCGGGCCTCTCGGTCCTCGTCTCCCCGGCGCGGATTGCGCCGGGGAGGTAACGCCGTGAACAAAGTTCATGAAACACGGAGTTCGGCACTGCTTTGCCGGGAGTTATTCCACGTTGCCTATGAGGACCGCCTTGTACCCCTTGCCGATGTCGTTGCGCGCATCGGAGTAAACCAGGACCATGTCCAGGAACCGCCCGGGCTTCAGCCCTTCCAGGGTGACGGCGATGTCGGCGGACTGTCCTGCGGGCACGGTCAGCTCGCCCTCCCAATACGTCTTCTTGAACTTTCGGGACTTGATGGCCGTGACCTTCATGGGCGCGTCGCCCGCGTTGGCCACCTTCAGGGACACCTTGTTGGGCTTGTCGGCGGCCAGGGTCCCGAGTTCGACCTTGCGCGGGTTGACCTCCATGACCCCCATGGGGATCGGGTCGACATAACCCACGATATGGATGACGTCCTCGGTCTTGCCGTTGTCGCCGCTGAACACGTGAACGGTCTTGTCGAACTTTCCGGGATACTTGAATGTGTTGTAGTTGATGACCATTTCCGTAGCTTCACCGGGGTTGAGGCGGCTCTTTCCAAGAGCAGTGGTGGTGCAGCTTCAGGACGTGGTCACGTTGCTGATGACGAGGACCTCCTTGCCCGCATTGGTCAAAGTGACCGTCTTGGAGGCCACCGGGCCTTCGGTCATGGACCCGAAGTCCACTTTCGCCTCGCTGACGACAAGCGGTTGGGCCGCGGCCGCGCCCGCCATGCAGACGAGCATGGCAAGGGCCAGGGCAATGGATTGCAAACGCATAATAGCTCCTTATTCTCCCCCGTGAACGAAACGGGATTTAACCTTGTAGTCGAAGTTCTTGTCCTGCCCCTCGGTATGGCAAGTCCGGCACAGGGCCTCGTCGGGATGGACCTTGAGGTCGGCCGGATCGCCGGACTGCGAATGCGCCAGGCCGGGGCCGTGGCAGGACTCGCACTGTACGTCTTTGAGTTCGGGGGTCAGATCCATATCGATAAAACCGCCGTCCGCATCCATGGCCACCACGTGGCAGCGCACGCAGCCCGGAACGGACTGCTTTTCCTCGCCCTGGTGCTTGAGGTCCTCGAAAGCGCGGGCATGGGGGGTTGTCTTCCACCCCTTCACGATCTCAGGGTGACACTCGCCACAGGCGGTGTAGCCCACGAAATCGCCGAACAGCTCGGCTTGGGCGGCGGCAGCGGCCAGGGAGACTGCGAAGCAGGCGACGGCTATGATGAGCAGCAGACGGTTCATGACCTACCTCCGGCTAGCAGTTGCAGTCCGATGCTGCCTCTATGAAGATAAACTTGTCGAGCTTCCGCAGCAGGGAGTTGTCCACGCCGTCGATGTCGAGCAGTTCGGACATGTCCACGAACTCGCCGTTTTCCTCTCGGACGTTGACAATTTCCTGAGCCAGCTCATGGCTGATGCCTTCGATGGCTTCGAGCTGCTCGACGGTAGCTACGTTCAGGTTGAGCTTGCCGTCATTGTCGGCGGCGAAGACGGTGGAAGCGGACAGGGCCAGAGCCAGCAGCAGTGCGAAAGCGATGCAGATCTTTTTCATGATCGTTGCTCCTAATGGGTTACCAGCCAAGATAGTGGTGGCTGTACATGAAGAACCAGGCCAGACAGGAGATGGCTCCGCTGGCGATGCCGGAAACGGTTTTCCTGAAAGGCGAAGCCGACTCGCGGTCCGCCTTGAACACACCCATGTACAGGGCCGCAGTGGTCAGGAGGACCAGCAGGACCGCGAACAGGGGCAGGATGACGTAATAGATGCCGTGCATGATAGCCTCCTAAAGCAGGCCAAGGTACTGGCTGACGGTGATGACGGCCATGATGGCCACGGCGAACAGAATGCCCAGGGTATCCCGGTCCTGCTCTTCCACGCCCTTGTTGGCCATGTAGTCGAAGCCGGTTTCATCGGTGGTGTGCGTATGTCTTGTCATCTCGATACTCCTATTAGGCCGCGAGAAGGCCGGTTTTGGCGCACAGGGCGATGGCGGCGAGCAGCAGGACGATGCGCAGGACACCGGCAACGGCGGTCACCGCGACGCCCTTGAAGCCGTGCTGGGTGATCTCGCGGAAGGACATGGACAGGCCGAGTGCGCCCGCGGCCAGGGAAAAGTCCCACTTGACCATCTCGAAGATGGCGTGGTGAGCGGGCTCCTTGAACAGGTGCAGGCAGGTCAGGACCCACAGGAAGACGAACACGCCGAGCCAGATCGGGAAGGTCTTGATGCCCCGGGTTGCCATCACGGTTTCGTCGTCGCGCCGCCTGAGCTTGCGCACGAACATGACGATGAAGACGTACAGGAATCCGGCGGGCATGATGACATGGCGGCCGACGTCGTACCAGGTGGCCCAGCGTCCGGCCTCGTAGCTGCTGCCGAAAGCGGCGAACAACGACTGGGCGTTGTTGCCCACGCCCACAACGGACGCGAGGCCCATGGCCTTGGGGGTCAGCCCGATCCAGTCGCCCAGCACGGGCAGCAGGAACATGGAGACGAGCCCGAAGCCGATGACGCAGGCAGTGGAATGCACGACCTGACCGCCCTTGGCCTTGATGAGCGGCATGAGAATGGCGCAGACGTGGGGATCGCCGGTGGCCAGGCCGCCCGCGATGATGGAGCCGTGGCGGTCATCGAGCTTGAACAGCTTCGAGATCCACAGGGTCATGGTCGCAGTCAGGAACAGGAACACTGTGCAGATCAGGATGGGGGCCGCGCCGAGTTTGAAGGCGTGGCCGATCATGAAATGCGGAGCCAGCATGATGATGCCCAGGGGCATGAGCATGTGGATATAAGACAGGCCGCGCTTCCAGCAGTCCGGCACGCCGAAGACGTTGCCGATTATCAGGCCGAGCAGCAGCGGATTCCACACGAAGTTGGAGTTGAGCACCTGAAAGAAGGACTGGTGGTGCACCGGGCCGATGACCCCGTCCAGCCAGGCGAACAGGTTCTGCAGGGTGAACGGGTTGGGCACCCCTGCCAGGTTGTTGCTGAAGATGGCGACGAAGAACATCGCCAACAGGCCGGGCAGGACCGCCTTCAGTCCGTAGAGGGCGCTGAACCAGGATTTACGGCCCAGGTCGTAGTTTATTGCCATGCTATCGGTATTCATTGCATTTCCTCGTAATGTCTTAACAACCCGCTAGCGGCGGATGTGGGCGGAACCGCCGGTGTTCACAGAACCGCTGACCTTCTCTTGCGGGGCCTTGGAGCCGACGCGCCAATGATCCATGAAGCCGAGGCGCGGGAGCATGGACAGACGCAGGAAGCCTTCGATGGTCCCGTTCACGCCGACCAGCACGTCCACGTTGTTGCGCGGGCGGAAGGCCAGGTTGTCGGTCTTGTGCACCTCGCCCTTGTATTCGGTCTCGATATGCCACGCGTGGACCATCTCGCCGTCGAAGCTGTCGAGCACGATGCGGAACAGCGGCTCGCCCTTCTCGTTCTTCGGGCCGTCGTACACGGGGTGATCCTTGTCCAGAATGATCGGCTCGGGGTTGTCGAGAAGCACCTCGTTGAGCTGGTAGCAGTGGCCGCACACGTCCGGGCGGACCATGAAGCGCGGGTCGTACTCGAAGGGAGTGTCGCGCTCCAGTTCCTGGATGCCGGTGAACAGCCAGAGGTTGGCCTTGCCGCCCTTGTAGGGATGCTTGAGATCCATCTCGGCCATGACCGAACCGACCTTGAACTGCATCATGCGGGCGGTTTCCATGTGCTGGGGCAGAAGCTCGCGAGCCTTGTCGTTCAGCGGCCCGACGGTCTTGGCTGCGACGACCTTGCCGGCCTTGTCCATCAGGGAGAGGTCGATGGTCCCGGCCTGCGTGTCGAGGCCGTCGCAGCGCAGGGTGTACTTGCCGAGCGGGGCGGTTTCACCCGCACCGAGGGCCAGCCCCTTGGGCTTCTTGTAGGTGTAGCTGATGCTTTGCAGC from Pseudodesulfovibrio thermohalotolerans includes the following:
- a CDS encoding DUF1573 domain-containing protein, coding for MRLQSIALALAMLVCMAGAAAAQPLVVSEAKVDFGSMTEGPVASKTVTLTNAGKEVLVISNVTTSUSCTTTALGKSRLNPGEATEMVINYNTFKYPGKFDKTVHVFSGDNGKTEDVIHIVGYVDPIPMGVMEVNPRKVELGTLAADKPNKVSLKVANAGDAPMKVTAIKSRKFKKTYWEGELTVPAGQSADIAVTLEGLKPGRFLDMVLVYSDARNDIGKGYKAVLIGNVE
- a CDS encoding ComEA family DNA-binding protein encodes the protein MKKICIAFALLLALALSASTVFAADNDGKLNLNVATVEQLEAIEGISHELAQEIVNVREENGEFVDMSELLDIDGVDNSLLRKLDKFIFIEAASDCNC
- a CDS encoding putative sulfate exporter family transporter, yielding MNTDSMAINYDLGRKSWFSALYGLKAVLPGLLAMFFVAIFSNNLAGVPNPFTLQNLFAWLDGVIGPVHHQSFFQVLNSNFVWNPLLLGLIIGNVFGVPDCWKRGLSYIHMLMPLGIIMLAPHFMIGHAFKLGAAPILICTVFLFLTATMTLWISKLFKLDDRHGSIIAGGLATGDPHVCAILMPLIKAKGGQVVHSTACVIGFGLVSMFLLPVLGDWIGLTPKAMGLASVVGVGNNAQSLFAAFGSSYEAGRWATWYDVGRHVIMPAGFLYVFIVMFVRKLRRRDDETVMATRGIKTFPIWLGVFVFLWVLTCLHLFKEPAHHAIFEMVKWDFSLAAGALGLSMSFREITQHGFKGVAVTAVAGVLRIVLLLAAIALCAKTGLLAA
- a CDS encoding DUF1573 domain-containing protein — encoded protein: MKHRIIALAFALVVCLAGTASAGQLRISDLKVEFGNMQEGPDAQKTVTLTNASSTEAVVANVSTSCACTSTKLDKTRLAPGETATMVITYHTFKYPGKFDKTVHVFSGDNGKTEDVIHIVGYVDPIPMGVMEVNPRKVELGTLTAAKPNKVSLTVTNAGDAPMKVTALKSQKFKKTYWEGKLTVPAGQSADIAVTLEGLKPGRFLDMVLVYSDARNDIGKGYKAVLIGAVK
- a CDS encoding cytochrome c family protein, with the protein product MNRLLLIIAVACFAVSLAAAAAQAELFGDFVGYTACGECHPEIVKGWKTTPHARAFEDLKHQGEEKQSVPGCVRCHVVAMDADGGFIDMDLTPELKDVQCESCHGPGLAHSQSGDPADLKVHPDEALCRTCHTEGQDKNFDYKVKSRFVHGGE